One genomic region from Myripristis murdjan chromosome 7, fMyrMur1.1, whole genome shotgun sequence encodes:
- the gnb1a gene encoding guanine nucleotide-binding protein G(I)/G(S)/G(T) subunit beta-1 isoform X1 gives MSELDQLRQEAEQLKNQIRDARKACADATLSQITANIDPVGRIQMRTRRTLRGHLAKIYAMHWGTDSRLLVSASQDGKLIIWDSYTTNKVHAIPLRSSWVMTCAYAPSGNYVACGGLDNICSIYNLKTREGNVRVSRELAGHTGYLSCCRFLDDNQIVTSSGDTSCALWDIETGQQTTTFAGHTGDVMSLSLAPDTRLFVSGACDASAKLWDVREGMCRQTFTGHESDINAICFFPNGNAFATGSDDATCRLFDLRADQELMVYSHDNIICGITSVAFSKSGRLLLAGYDDFNCNVWDTLKADRAGVLAGHDNRVSCLGVTDDGMAVATGSWDSFLKIWN, from the exons ATGAGCGAACTGGACCAGCTACGCCAGGAGGCTGAACAGCTCAAGAACCAAATCAGA GATGCCAGGAAAGCGTGTGCAGATGCTACCCTGTCTCAG ATCACAGCTAACATCGACCCTGTTGGCCGAATTCAGATGCGCACTAGACGGACACTGAGGGGGCATCTGGCTAAAATCTATGCCATGCACTGGGGCACTGACTCAAG GCTTTTGGTCAGTGCCTCGCAGGATGGCAAACTCATTATTTGGGACAGCTACACCACAAACAAG GTTCACGCCATCCCGTTGCGCTCCTCCTGGGTGATGACGTGCGCCTACGCCCCTTCTGGAAACTATGTGGCCTGTGGAGGCCTGGACAACATCTGCTCCATCTACAACCTGAAGACCCGTGAGGGCAATGTGCGTGTCAGCCGTGAGCTGGCTGGACACACAG GTTACCTGTCCTGCTGTCGCTTCCTGGATGACAACCAGATTGTCACCAGCTCTGGAGACACCAGCTG CGCTCTGTGGGATATTGAGACTGGTCAGCAGACGACTACGTTTGCTGGTCATACTGGTGACGTCATGAGTCTCTCTCTGGCGCCCGACACCAGGCTGTTTGTGTCCGGAGCCTGCGATGCCTCCGCCAAGCTCTGGGATGTCAGAGAAGGAATGTGCCGACAGACCTTCACTGGGCATGAATCTGACATCAACGCCATCTGC TTCTTCCCCAATGGCAACGCCTTCGCCACGGGCTCAGATGATGCTACCTGCCGGCTGTTTGACCTGCGTGCCGACCAGGAGTTGATGGTGTACTCGCATGACAACATCATCTGCGGCATCACCTCAGTGGCGTTCTCCAAGAGTGGCCGTCTGCTGCTGGCTGGCTATGATGACTTCAACTGCAACGTTTGGGACACCCTGAAGGCAGACCGTGCAG gcGTCCTGGCTGGCCATGATAACCGGGTGAGCTGCTTGGGCGTGACCGATGATGGCATGGCAGTGGCAACAGGGTCCTGGGACAGCTTCCTCAAGATCTGGAACTAG
- the gnb1a gene encoding guanine nucleotide-binding protein G(I)/G(S)/G(T) subunit beta-1 isoform X2, whose product MRDARKACADATLSQITANIDPVGRIQMRTRRTLRGHLAKIYAMHWGTDSRLLVSASQDGKLIIWDSYTTNKVHAIPLRSSWVMTCAYAPSGNYVACGGLDNICSIYNLKTREGNVRVSRELAGHTGYLSCCRFLDDNQIVTSSGDTSCALWDIETGQQTTTFAGHTGDVMSLSLAPDTRLFVSGACDASAKLWDVREGMCRQTFTGHESDINAICFFPNGNAFATGSDDATCRLFDLRADQELMVYSHDNIICGITSVAFSKSGRLLLAGYDDFNCNVWDTLKADRAGVLAGHDNRVSCLGVTDDGMAVATGSWDSFLKIWN is encoded by the exons ATGAGA GATGCCAGGAAAGCGTGTGCAGATGCTACCCTGTCTCAG ATCACAGCTAACATCGACCCTGTTGGCCGAATTCAGATGCGCACTAGACGGACACTGAGGGGGCATCTGGCTAAAATCTATGCCATGCACTGGGGCACTGACTCAAG GCTTTTGGTCAGTGCCTCGCAGGATGGCAAACTCATTATTTGGGACAGCTACACCACAAACAAG GTTCACGCCATCCCGTTGCGCTCCTCCTGGGTGATGACGTGCGCCTACGCCCCTTCTGGAAACTATGTGGCCTGTGGAGGCCTGGACAACATCTGCTCCATCTACAACCTGAAGACCCGTGAGGGCAATGTGCGTGTCAGCCGTGAGCTGGCTGGACACACAG GTTACCTGTCCTGCTGTCGCTTCCTGGATGACAACCAGATTGTCACCAGCTCTGGAGACACCAGCTG CGCTCTGTGGGATATTGAGACTGGTCAGCAGACGACTACGTTTGCTGGTCATACTGGTGACGTCATGAGTCTCTCTCTGGCGCCCGACACCAGGCTGTTTGTGTCCGGAGCCTGCGATGCCTCCGCCAAGCTCTGGGATGTCAGAGAAGGAATGTGCCGACAGACCTTCACTGGGCATGAATCTGACATCAACGCCATCTGC TTCTTCCCCAATGGCAACGCCTTCGCCACGGGCTCAGATGATGCTACCTGCCGGCTGTTTGACCTGCGTGCCGACCAGGAGTTGATGGTGTACTCGCATGACAACATCATCTGCGGCATCACCTCAGTGGCGTTCTCCAAGAGTGGCCGTCTGCTGCTGGCTGGCTATGATGACTTCAACTGCAACGTTTGGGACACCCTGAAGGCAGACCGTGCAG gcGTCCTGGCTGGCCATGATAACCGGGTGAGCTGCTTGGGCGTGACCGATGATGGCATGGCAGTGGCAACAGGGTCCTGGGACAGCTTCCTCAAGATCTGGAACTAG